From Nguyenibacter vanlangensis, one genomic window encodes:
- a CDS encoding SRPBCC family protein, which yields MTSLPLDDALFDAMDTSILPTEEAESLPPLCYTDAAFYAFEKQAIFAKEWLCVGRESWAANPGDYFTSFIADEPLIVARGRDGVLRAMSSVCQHRAMLVAEGSGKTRAFVCPYHHWTYALDGSLAAAPAMERSCRFHKEDFNLPVFALEIWEGFVFINFDRDAAPLAPRLARVSDVLRGYDLPNAAGDKPAEEQRYPWNWKVMFENNNDGYHASKLHQGPLHDFIPSELAEFPDDLPHDTAGYYRTNRTLHPDAAFNATQRAVLPVFPGLSADERHRMVFANIPPTLSLVMTVDSVIYLILRADGPESHRVDQGVLTAPRAKADPAYAQKMAMGFLAASEIIDQDLHVDEMVQIGLRSRFAPRGRYSWQEGAQRLFNTWLVPRYRKAWAERNAEKGKSQVA from the coding sequence ATGACAAGTCTTCCCCTCGACGATGCCCTGTTCGACGCGATGGACACCTCCATCCTTCCCACGGAAGAAGCCGAGAGCCTGCCCCCGCTCTGCTATACCGACGCCGCCTTCTACGCGTTCGAAAAGCAGGCGATCTTCGCGAAGGAATGGTTGTGTGTCGGCCGCGAATCCTGGGCCGCCAACCCGGGTGACTATTTCACCTCCTTCATCGCCGACGAGCCGCTGATCGTTGCGCGCGGTCGCGACGGCGTCCTGCGTGCCATGTCCAGCGTATGCCAGCATCGCGCCATGCTGGTCGCGGAGGGCAGCGGCAAGACGCGCGCCTTCGTCTGCCCCTATCATCACTGGACCTATGCGCTGGACGGCTCGCTGGCGGCTGCGCCCGCGATGGAACGATCCTGCAGGTTTCACAAGGAAGACTTCAACCTTCCGGTCTTCGCGCTCGAAATCTGGGAAGGGTTCGTCTTCATCAATTTCGACAGGGACGCTGCGCCGCTCGCCCCGCGTCTCGCCAGGGTCTCGGACGTGCTGCGCGGCTACGATCTGCCGAACGCCGCAGGGGACAAGCCGGCCGAAGAGCAGCGTTATCCCTGGAACTGGAAGGTCATGTTCGAGAACAACAACGACGGCTACCATGCCAGCAAGCTGCATCAGGGGCCGTTGCATGACTTCATCCCCAGCGAACTGGCGGAGTTTCCAGACGATCTGCCCCATGACACGGCGGGCTATTACCGCACCAACCGCACGCTGCACCCCGACGCTGCCTTCAACGCCACGCAGCGCGCAGTCCTGCCGGTTTTTCCGGGGCTCAGTGCCGATGAGCGCCATCGTATGGTGTTCGCCAACATCCCGCCGACGCTCTCGCTCGTCATGACGGTGGATTCGGTCATCTATCTCATCCTGCGTGCGGATGGCCCTGAGAGCCATCGCGTCGATCAGGGCGTGCTTACCGCGCCGCGCGCCAAGGCGGATCCGGCGTATGCGCAGAAAATGGCCATGGGCTTCCTGGCTGCAAGCGAGATCATCGATCAGGATCTGCATGTCGATGAGATGGTGCAGATCGGGTTGCGGTCACGCTTCGCGCCGCGCGGGCGTTATTCCTGGCAGGAAGGCGCGCAACGCCTGTTCAACACATGGCTCGTCCCACGCTATCGTAAGGCATGGGCGGAACGGAATGCAGAAAAAGGGAAAAGTCAGGTCGCATGA
- a CDS encoding TauD/TfdA family dioxygenase encodes MNAICLEGNVIARPLTARIGAEIDGVDLTRPLDEPTLRGLRDAFLCHQVIFFRDQPISHEDHLRLGRAFGALAIHSGVAGLPDYPEVVAIHADANSKFVAGENWHSDLSCNAEPPLGSILTMKIVPEYGGDTCFSSMYAAYEALSAPMRHFLAGLTAIHDGEHVYRPIVGNNGKTFPCSEHPVVRTHPETGRKCLFVNQSYTTRIPQLSKLESDAVLNMLYRHCMAADFQVRFRWRPNSIAFWDNRCTQHQAIWDYFPQTRSGFRVTVAGDKPF; translated from the coding sequence ATGAATGCGATCTGTCTTGAAGGCAATGTCATCGCCCGGCCGCTGACAGCGCGGATCGGCGCGGAAATCGATGGGGTGGACCTGACGCGCCCGCTCGATGAGCCCACGCTGAGAGGCCTGCGGGATGCTTTTTTGTGTCATCAAGTCATCTTCTTTCGCGATCAGCCGATCTCGCATGAGGACCATCTGCGTCTGGGCCGCGCTTTCGGAGCTCTGGCGATCCATTCTGGTGTGGCGGGTTTGCCTGATTACCCGGAAGTCGTCGCCATCCACGCCGACGCCAACTCCAAATTCGTCGCCGGCGAGAACTGGCACTCTGACCTCTCCTGCAATGCCGAGCCGCCGCTGGGCAGCATCCTCACGATGAAGATCGTGCCGGAATATGGCGGCGATACATGTTTTTCGTCGATGTATGCGGCCTATGAGGCCCTTTCCGCGCCGATGCGGCATTTTCTCGCCGGGCTGACAGCGATTCATGACGGCGAGCATGTGTATCGCCCGATCGTCGGCAATAACGGCAAGACGTTTCCATGCAGCGAACATCCGGTTGTGCGGACGCATCCCGAAACCGGTCGCAAATGCCTGTTCGTGAACCAGTCCTACACTACGAGGATTCCGCAGCTTTCCAAGCTCGAAAGCGATGCCGTGCTGAACATGCTCTATCGGCACTGCATGGCGGCGGATTTCCAGGTACGCTTCCGGTGGCGGCCGAACTCCATCGCGTTTTGGGATAACCGCTGCACACAGCATCAGGCGATCTGGGACTACTTCCCCCAGACGCGGTCCGGTTTTCGCGTGACCGTCGCCGGTGACAAGCCTTTCTGA
- a CDS encoding TauD/TfdA family dioxygenase: protein MADPVATQTALRIAPLKPGSGFGAEIIGLDIAQANDATLDAVVDAFNRHGALLMRGQKLDPAGLMRFIHRVGTPEGHTIQDFTLSGFPEIYVLSNRVENGRPIGAHNDGVGWHTDYSYKEEPVMSTMLYAVEVPEEGSDTLLADGVAAYNALPPERRAALEKLRLHHSYRHFMETREHQRRTLTPEQIRDNPDVIHPLIRVHPTDGRRALWPSTGTVTEILGQDDPTDLSLLDELVAFMTGEEFVYRHKWQVGDLLMWDNRCTLHTGTLFDDKKYIRTMHRLWVKGDRPY from the coding sequence ATGGCGGACCCGGTGGCAACCCAAACGGCCCTGCGCATCGCTCCGCTCAAGCCCGGCTCAGGCTTTGGCGCGGAAATTATCGGGCTGGACATCGCTCAGGCCAATGACGCCACGCTCGATGCGGTGGTGGACGCTTTCAACCGGCACGGCGCGCTTCTCATGCGTGGCCAGAAGCTCGACCCGGCGGGGCTGATGCGCTTCATCCATCGGGTGGGCACGCCCGAAGGACATACAATTCAGGACTTCACGCTGTCCGGTTTCCCGGAAATCTACGTGTTGTCCAACCGGGTCGAGAATGGACGGCCGATCGGCGCGCATAATGACGGCGTGGGCTGGCATACCGATTATTCCTACAAGGAAGAGCCGGTCATGAGCACCATGCTTTACGCGGTCGAGGTGCCCGAGGAGGGCAGCGACACGCTGCTCGCGGATGGCGTGGCGGCTTATAACGCACTGCCTCCGGAGCGTCGGGCGGCGCTTGAGAAACTCAGGTTGCACCATTCCTACCGGCACTTCATGGAGACCCGCGAGCATCAGCGGCGCACGCTGACGCCCGAACAGATACGCGACAATCCGGATGTCATCCATCCGCTGATCCGCGTGCATCCGACGGACGGTCGTCGCGCGCTGTGGCCTTCGACTGGGACAGTGACGGAAATTCTCGGGCAGGATGATCCCACGGATCTTTCGTTGCTCGATGAACTCGTGGCGTTCATGACGGGGGAAGAGTTCGTCTATCGCCATAAATGGCAGGTCGGCGACCTGCTGATGTGGGACAATCGCTGCACGCTTCATACCGGCACGTTGTTCGACGACAAGAAATATATCCGGACGATGCATCGTCTCTGGGTCAAGGGCGATCGTCCCTATTGA
- a CDS encoding peptidase M20 — protein sequence MTDALTRRLDALLDRDVLRRRILELCGIPSPQGHERKAGEYVEQWMASEGFRPRRVAAVPERFHVVGSIGGYAPAAAASRDLLIASHLDTEGGLDPEDARWCVPPGAPPEEPVAERDGVFSGAAVANDRGPMACFLMAASLIRKADIRLAGCLHLAACPGEIGPDPVDGRAGVAQSGKDVGMAYLLANGGTAPDFMIAAEGTDFAVTAQGAGYAIFRLSLHGEQIFTPLFDATLPLEGHPNPIYRLGDAIARLHAWAPRFEREHRFETTWGTTVPKVQIGAIRGGLPYALGGGTGVCALYVEVGLSAVDRVQDVRREMKAVLEGIGPHALDCVAYRQGAVADEGAVSPLLGAINAASHAVRGVELEVADPVYASMWRDHNVYNRAGIPAVTFGPRRWRPTLDDFVTATLLYARTAIEVCGVAASEVQ from the coding sequence ATGACCGATGCCCTCACACGGCGCCTTGACGCGCTGCTGGACCGCGATGTGCTGCGTCGGCGCATCCTCGAGCTGTGCGGCATTCCCTCGCCTCAGGGCCATGAGCGTAAGGCCGGAGAGTATGTCGAGCAGTGGATGGCGTCGGAAGGCTTCCGGCCGCGCCGCGTGGCTGCCGTGCCGGAGCGTTTCCACGTGGTGGGCAGTATCGGCGGTTATGCCCCTGCGGCGGCGGCCTCGCGCGATCTTCTGATCGCATCGCATCTGGACACTGAAGGCGGTCTGGACCCCGAGGACGCGCGTTGGTGCGTACCGCCGGGAGCCCCCCCGGAAGAGCCGGTCGCGGAGCGGGACGGGGTTTTTAGCGGGGCGGCGGTGGCTAATGATCGCGGGCCGATGGCCTGCTTCCTGATGGCCGCCTCCCTGATCCGCAAGGCCGACATCCGGCTGGCAGGGTGCTTGCATCTGGCGGCCTGTCCCGGCGAGATCGGTCCCGACCCGGTGGATGGACGCGCGGGCGTGGCGCAATCGGGCAAGGATGTGGGCATGGCCTATCTTCTGGCCAATGGCGGCACGGCTCCGGATTTCATGATCGCCGCCGAGGGTACGGACTTTGCGGTCACGGCGCAGGGGGCGGGTTATGCGATCTTCCGTCTTAGCCTCCATGGCGAACAGATCTTTACGCCTCTGTTCGACGCCACGCTTCCACTGGAAGGTCATCCCAACCCGATCTACCGGCTGGGTGACGCGATCGCGCGGCTTCACGCCTGGGCGCCGCGTTTCGAGCGCGAACATCGCTTCGAAACGACATGGGGAACGACGGTCCCCAAGGTCCAGATCGGGGCGATTCGCGGCGGCCTGCCCTACGCGCTCGGCGGCGGGACGGGTGTCTGCGCGCTTTACGTCGAGGTCGGGCTTTCGGCTGTCGATCGCGTGCAGGATGTCCGCCGCGAGATGAAAGCCGTGCTCGAGGGGATCGGTCCGCACGCGCTCGATTGCGTTGCTTACCGTCAGGGAGCCGTCGCGGACGAGGGTGCGGTTTCGCCGCTGCTCGGGGCCATCAACGCGGCGAGTCACGCGGTGCGCGGGGTGGAACTGGAGGTGGCCGATCCGGTCTATGCCTCCATGTGGCGCGACCACAATGTCTACAACCGCGCGGGGATTCCGGCGGTCACGTTCGGGCCGCGCCGCTGGCGACCGACGCTCGACGATTTCGTGACGGCAACGCTGCTCTACGCCCGGACCGCGATCGAGGTTTGTGGCGTGGCGGCCTCGGAGGTTCAGTGA
- a CDS encoding LLM class flavin-dependent oxidoreductase, translating into MPTISSPVFDLPSESGGKDFGIFMPIANGGWILSTTAPKIDGSYEYNRRAALLAEEIGLDFIMSMAKFRGYGGVNHQWDVALDSTVLMSALAAQTKRVKIWTTFQTLLHNPAVVAKMIATLDQVSNGRAGLNVVPGAFRDEFAQMGVWPETLGHDARYDYAGEWMEAVRRLWEEDGEVTLDGKYVKLDHCISEPKPLQKPRPFIVAAGQSEKGMDFAIHNTDALFIGGRDDAEMRTISRRAKEKAKAAGRRLRTYAMAIIVQGETDAEAEAMMDVFRDGFDAEGFRNMLRAYGVIDAEIGKENAMTARARTGFMAPHIAGSAETIVKRIEQAIDDTDLDGLMLIFPDYEAGLKKLAQNVLPALRARYGA; encoded by the coding sequence ATGCCCACGATCTCATCCCCGGTGTTTGACCTGCCTTCTGAAAGTGGAGGGAAGGATTTCGGTATCTTCATGCCGATCGCAAACGGAGGCTGGATTCTCTCGACGACCGCGCCGAAGATCGACGGCTCTTATGAATATAATCGGCGCGCCGCGCTGCTGGCCGAGGAGATCGGGCTCGACTTCATTATGTCTATGGCCAAGTTCCGCGGTTACGGCGGCGTGAACCATCAGTGGGATGTGGCACTGGATTCCACCGTCCTGATGAGCGCGCTGGCCGCACAGACGAAGCGCGTGAAAATCTGGACCACGTTCCAGACGCTGCTACACAACCCGGCCGTCGTCGCCAAGATGATCGCGACCCTTGATCAGGTCAGCAACGGACGCGCGGGCCTCAACGTCGTGCCGGGCGCGTTCAGGGACGAATTCGCCCAGATGGGTGTGTGGCCCGAGACGCTGGGACATGATGCGCGCTACGACTATGCCGGAGAGTGGATGGAGGCGGTTCGCCGCCTCTGGGAAGAAGACGGCGAAGTCACGCTCGACGGGAAATACGTCAAGTTGGACCACTGCATCTCGGAACCCAAGCCGCTTCAGAAGCCGCGCCCCTTCATCGTGGCTGCCGGTCAGTCCGAAAAGGGCATGGATTTCGCCATCCACAACACGGACGCGCTGTTCATCGGTGGCCGGGATGACGCCGAGATGCGGACCATCAGCCGGCGTGCCAAGGAAAAGGCCAAGGCCGCCGGGCGTCGCCTGCGGACCTATGCGATGGCAATCATCGTCCAGGGCGAGACCGATGCCGAGGCGGAAGCGATGATGGATGTGTTCCGCGATGGCTTTGACGCCGAAGGGTTCCGTAATATGCTGCGTGCCTACGGGGTGATCGACGCCGAGATCGGCAAGGAGAACGCCATGACGGCGCGGGCGCGCACCGGTTTTATGGCACCGCACATCGCGGGCTCGGCAGAGACGATCGTCAAGCGCATCGAGCAGGCCATTGATGACACCGATCTCGATGGCCTCATGCTGATCTTCCCGGATTACGAAGCGGGGCTGAAAAAGCTGGCCCAGAATGTCCTTCCCGCGCTGCGGGCGCGTTACGGCGCATGA
- a CDS encoding helix-turn-helix domain-containing protein: MLLANRLVNRSQDSPEYYAYVPLGSCLNVMLICMISCDWQEIKVQPWTFDLADHTDQPAASVWRQTLARLSLPEATLLPLTDAERRADPRQRTIGRVTQVVTPLGIEITRLTGSPQRIAGRYSAQTDGVWLAILLSESDPADAPPATLASNGKSWPLGVGAIGCGPLAVDAVLTLPRSFLMLYVRLPRLALHFRLLAPTPLRVGVLDPTPGIRRVLAGFLQSLGQSLEAMDNRQLRAIELALSELLIGSVLSDPAYGGGAPPLNRRIAAMHSLCQLIESELTDPDLTMTAIARKYGISPRGLQKLFATTGQNFSQYLRQRRLARCHDDLASPLSTHLSISEICFRWGFNDAAHFSRSFRQAYDMTPREWRRVSLGAAVEE, from the coding sequence TTGTTGCTGGCCAATCGTCTCGTAAACCGATCGCAAGATTCACCGGAATATTACGCATACGTTCCGCTCGGTTCTTGTCTGAATGTGATGCTCATTTGTATGATCTCATGCGACTGGCAGGAGATCAAAGTGCAACCTTGGACATTCGACCTTGCGGATCATACGGATCAGCCCGCTGCGAGCGTATGGCGACAGACACTCGCGCGTCTGTCGCTTCCGGAAGCCACTCTACTCCCCTTGACGGATGCGGAACGTCGCGCCGATCCCCGCCAGCGCACGATCGGGCGGGTCACTCAGGTCGTCACACCGCTTGGAATCGAGATCACGCGCCTGACCGGTTCGCCTCAACGCATCGCAGGGCGCTACTCGGCGCAGACGGACGGCGTATGGTTGGCGATTCTACTCTCCGAAAGCGACCCCGCGGACGCCCCCCCAGCCACACTCGCCTCGAACGGCAAAAGCTGGCCGCTTGGTGTTGGTGCTATCGGTTGCGGCCCTCTGGCGGTGGACGCCGTCCTGACCCTCCCGCGCTCGTTCTTGATGCTCTATGTGCGGCTGCCAAGGCTGGCACTGCATTTCCGACTGCTCGCGCCGACGCCGCTGCGCGTGGGCGTGCTCGACCCGACGCCAGGCATAAGGCGCGTTCTGGCAGGCTTTCTCCAATCCCTCGGCCAGTCGCTCGAAGCCATGGACAACCGGCAGCTTCGGGCCATCGAACTCGCCCTTTCGGAATTGCTGATCGGCAGCGTCCTGAGCGATCCGGCCTATGGCGGGGGCGCTCCGCCGCTCAATCGTCGCATCGCCGCCATGCACAGTCTCTGTCAACTCATCGAATCGGAACTGACCGACCCGGACCTGACCATGACGGCCATCGCCCGCAAGTACGGCATTTCGCCGCGCGGATTGCAGAAGCTCTTTGCCACGACAGGACAGAATTTCAGCCAGTATCTCCGCCAGCGCCGTCTCGCGCGATGTCATGACGACCTCGCCAGCCCTCTTTCGACGCATCTGTCGATTTCTGAAATCTGTTTTCGCTGGGGTTTCAACGACGCCGCGCATTTCAGCCGCAGCTTCCGTCAGGCCTACGACATGACGCCGCGCGAATGGCGGCGGGTGTCCCTTGGCGCTGCCGTCGAGGAGTAA
- a CDS encoding VOC family protein — protein MPDTLIFVDIPADDPSAAAQFYAEVFGWRNDPKPEGLYHRMVPGGQFRNPDGTDSEIGNLHVGIFKADNARPHPQADGAAPRSLSLEGRKPRVWLLIGDDDTPERILKEAVARGATELWRDHYWSTFDGYNHAFMDPWGNEILLWGKAGSNPEIPESYTRE, from the coding sequence ATGCCTGATACGCTGATTTTCGTCGATATTCCCGCCGATGATCCTTCGGCCGCCGCGCAGTTCTATGCTGAAGTTTTTGGATGGCGGAACGATCCTAAGCCGGAAGGACTTTACCATCGCATGGTGCCGGGCGGTCAATTCCGCAACCCAGATGGTACGGACAGCGAAATCGGCAATCTGCATGTCGGCATTTTCAAGGCGGACAATGCTCGCCCGCATCCGCAGGCCGATGGTGCGGCGCCCCGCAGCCTGTCGCTCGAAGGACGCAAGCCGCGCGTCTGGCTGCTGATCGGCGATGACGACACGCCGGAGCGCATTCTCAAGGAGGCAGTCGCGCGCGGGGCCACGGAATTGTGGCGCGATCATTACTGGTCCACGTTCGATGGTTACAACCACGCCTTCATGGATCCATGGGGGAATGAAATTCTCCTCTGGGGCAAGGCAGGGTCGAACCCGGAAATTCCGGAAAGCTACACGCGCGAATAG
- the ygiD gene encoding 4,5-DOPA dioxygenase extradiol, which yields MRRKLACTSKFADDAIKPLGAPTTPQPLCFNAIFGGSETQRKRSMRMPVIFFGHGSPVIALQDNVTTRLWRRMALRVEQEYGRPRAIVAISGHWLTRGIGATAMARPKTIHDFGSSLPRPLFDIQYPAPGSPDVAREVAALLAPEPVVLDESHWGLDHGTWSVLCKAWPDADIPVVQLSLDIRRTPRDHYELALRLKPLRDAGVLVIGTGNIVHNLPRMNWDSQNCEPYSWAKAFDDHIVQAVTAADADAVIDYETLGEAAMLSVPSPDHYWPLLYALGAADKDDPVVFETRHIEYGSLSMTSIGWWPI from the coding sequence ATGCGACGCAAACTAGCATGCACAAGCAAGTTCGCCGACGACGCCATAAAGCCACTTGGCGCGCCGACAACGCCACAGCCATTATGTTTCAACGCCATCTTTGGCGGATCCGAAACGCAGAGGAAACGATCCATGCGCATGCCTGTCATATTTTTCGGACATGGAAGCCCGGTCATCGCCTTGCAGGACAATGTGACCACTCGGCTATGGCGACGCATGGCCCTGCGCGTCGAGCAGGAATATGGACGACCACGCGCGATCGTCGCCATTTCCGGACACTGGCTCACGCGTGGCATCGGCGCCACAGCCATGGCGCGCCCCAAGACCATTCATGATTTCGGCTCGTCCCTGCCACGGCCTCTGTTCGACATCCAATATCCCGCGCCCGGCAGTCCGGACGTCGCCCGCGAGGTCGCGGCCCTTCTCGCGCCCGAGCCGGTCGTGCTCGATGAGAGCCATTGGGGGCTTGATCACGGCACATGGTCGGTCTTGTGCAAGGCGTGGCCCGACGCCGACATTCCGGTGGTGCAGCTCAGCCTCGACATCCGCCGCACACCACGCGATCACTACGAACTGGCCCTCAGGCTCAAGCCCCTGCGCGACGCGGGCGTGCTGGTCATCGGCACGGGGAACATCGTCCACAACCTGCCACGCATGAACTGGGATTCGCAGAACTGCGAACCCTATTCCTGGGCCAAAGCCTTCGACGATCACATCGTCCAGGCCGTCACAGCGGCCGATGCCGACGCCGTCATCGATTACGAGACGTTGGGAGAAGCCGCCATGCTCTCCGTTCCCTCCCCCGATCATTACTGGCCGCTACTCTACGCGCTCGGCGCGGCGGACAAGGACGATCCGGTCGTCTTCGAGACGCGTCACATCGAATACGGCTCGCTCAGCATGACGAGCATCGGCTGGTGGCCGATTTGA